The DNA segment GCGTTGGTAAAATTAAAAATCAAGCAGAAAGACGCTTGGCTTTTGATTAAAAAAGAGGATGAACATGCCAGTGAAACCGATGTTTTACTAAAAAATAAATCCGTGATTTCAGGCTTGACCTTGGAAGCAATGGCAAAATGATTTCTAATGAAAAAATATCGCAATTATTATCTCCAAGGCAATCAATATGATAACTATCCATTCCAGTCGGGCGCTTTCTCGAACATTTAATACATCTGTAAAAAGGGTCAGGTTGTTTTCGACAATTTGGAGGCGATAATCCAGATCCTTGAAACGGGGATTGATGTCAAAATTGGTCTTTAGGTTGCGATTCAACAGGTTGAGTTCTTCGTTGTCCCAAACCAAATTGGGGTCGTCCAAAATGTATAAATTGTCCACAATACTGTTTTTGACGTTCAAAACCTTGCCAATGTACTTAAGCAAATTGGTTTTGGAAATACTCAATTTTCCTTGGTTTTCCAGTTCCATTATATAGTGTTTGGAAGAAGAAATGAGTTCATCCGTCAAGACTTCGTAATGTTCCAGCGCGACGGATTGGCCTATGTTTAACATCACGATTCGCAACAGCGAAGCGTCAATTTGGGGAACGGAGACTAAATCATTTTTGACCAAGGCCTTGTTCAGTCTTTCGTCGGTGACAATACGATATTCCTCTGATAAATCAATGTTCACCAATGTGGTGGCGTAATTTTTCATGAATTGAATGCATTCGCTTTTGGCAACGGCATCATAATTGGCAAAAACCACCACGCCATAATCAAAAACATACAAATAGCGGTTGGTTTCCGTCAGGGCATAAAACACTTCGGAAGTGGAGCCCGAAAAGGCTTCGGCACGAAATTCGGCACGGAATTTCTTGATGTTGAAGGATTCTGCAATTTGGGCAGCTTCGATTAAAATTTCCATAACAAACTGTTTGATACAAATTTACTGAAAATTTCAATTTGTCAAATCGCAGGGCATTCGCTTTTAAAAAAGAAAAATAAAGTTAGCCACGAATTACACTAATTGCCACTAATTTTTATCAAAATTTAAAATTGAATTGCACGAATTTTATCTATTTTTAAGAATTTGTGCAATTAAAAACTAATTGTAATTCGTGTTATTAGTGTAATTGCTTCGCCTATTCGCCCCGACAATTATCGGGACTCGGGTCGTGGCGGAAACTTTTAAAAGCGAATGCCTTGGTCAAATCGTTAAGCTTGTAAACTTTCTTCAAAAAAGATTTTCATAAATCACGTGACTGCCGTAAAACACGCAGAGTAGGGAGGAAATTACAATTAAACTTATTTGCAGTTTATCGGATTTTAAAATGGATTTACTGAAGGGAATACTAAACAATCCCGAAGCCGTAAACATTCCCAAAATGGAACCCATTCCGAAAATCAATATGTACAATAATCCCTCGGTTGCCGTTTTCATTTGTGTCAAAACCAAAGCCACCAGGGCGCCGCTTCCAGCCAAACCGTGTACCAAACCCACTCCAAAAGCCGCATTGAAACTATTTAAACCTTTGGAATGATCGTGATTGGAAGTCGTCGTGAAATGAGAATGAGAATAGGTATGTGAATGTAAATAACTAACCGAATTCGTGTCGGAAAGGGGATGACGATGCGTATAAGTGTGGGTGTGGGTGTTTTTCTTGAATAACTTCGACAAACGATAAATTCCCAATGAAACTAGCATCAATCCAACCGTGGCTTCGAGATAACTGAAAATGTTTTCGCTTACGGCCACTTTAAAACCAATCATCAAAATGCCCACCAGAAAGATTGTGGTAGTATGACCAATTCCCCAATAGATACCGTCTTTTACTGCCTGGTTCATCTTGCTTCTGTTGCTCACCAAAGTATTGACCGCCAACAAATGATCGGCTTCAAAGGCATGTTCGAGACCAGCATAAGCAGTGATGAATATTCCAAGCATAATTTCTAAATTGAGTAATGATAATAGGCCGCACAAGCTCCTTCCGAAGAAACCATCGGTGCTCCAAGCGGATTGGATGGCCTGCATTTTTTATTGAATTCCGGACATTCGTGCGGTTTTTTGATTCCTTTCAGAATTTCGCCCGCAATACAGTTTTCGTCTTTCTTGCTGTCGATGACTTCAATGGAAAACTTTCGGTTGGCATCGTATTTCTTGTATTTTTCGGTCATTACAAAACCACTTTCGGGTATTTTTCCAATGCCGCGCCATTCTTGTTCCCCAATTTCGAACACGTCAAAAATCACTTCCTTGGCACGAACATTCCCTTCGGGTTTTACCATTCGTTTGTATTGATTGTCCACGAAATATTCTCCGTTTTCTAACTGTAATACTGCGTGATAAATCCCTTGTACCAAATCAGCAGGCTCAAAACCCGTGACTACCAGCGGAATTTTATATTTTTCGGCAATGGGATGGTATTCGTCCAATCCCATAATCGTGCAAACGTGACCGGCCGCAAGAAAAGCATCGATGGTACAAAATTCATCCGACAAAATGGCTTCCATGGCTGGCGGAACCAAAACGTGGGAAACCAAGATGGAATAATTATCCAGTCCCAATTTAGCAGCGTGAACCACGGAAAGGGCATTGCTTGGAGCGGTAGTTTCGAAACCGACGGCAAAGAAAACCACTTCCTTGTCCGGATTTGCCGCTGCAATGTTGACTGCTTCGAGTGGGGAATACAAAATTCTCAAATCGCCACCATCGGCTCTGGCTTGCAATAGACTTTTCGTAGAACCCGGAACCCGAATCATGTCGCCAAAAGAGCAAACGATGACACCTTGTTTCAAGAGTTCAATGGCTTTGTCAATCAATGAAATGGGGGTAACGCAAACCGGGCAACCCGGACCGTGAATCATTCGGACTTCTTTGGGAAGCAAATCCAGCAGGCCGTTTTTGACCAAAGAATGGGTTTGTCCTCCGCAAATTTCCATAATGTTCCAAGGTTTCGTGACTATTTTGTTTATCTCCGATAAATAGTGTTTTACGAGTTCTGGATTTCGGTATTCGGTTAGGTATTTCATTGGATTTAATTTTTTGCCACAGATTTCACAGATTCACACAGATTTTTTTACCACAAATTACACAAATTTTCACAAATTCAAATAGCTTCACACGCTATGTTCACTATTACAAAGTGAAACTTCTTTCTCAAAATTAACACAATCTATAAATCTCTATGTGGTTAAAAATTATTTTTTTTGCCACAGATTTACTTCGTCTGTTCGCTATCGCTCGGGTCACTAATTCAAGTTGACTTTATTTTTTGAAAAATTTGTGGAAATTTGTGTAATTTGTGGTGAAAAACATTAAACTATTTCCAACAATTCGATGATAAAAATCAAGGTGGAATTCGGTTGAATCATGGGTTGTGCGCCAAATTCTTTATAAGCCAAATAATGAGGAATGTATAATTTCCAGCGGGAACCCACCGGCATCAAGAGCAAGGCTTCTTGCCAAGCCAAAATGGTTTGCGCCACGTTCATGTCGATGGCGCCGCTTTCCATTGTGGAATCAAAAACGTCGCCGTTCAATAAAGTACCTTCGTAAATGACTCTCACGACATCGTTGATGGTGGGAATTTCTCCCGTTCCCTGCACCAGGATTTCGAATTGCAAACCGCTTTCGAGCGTAATTACGCCTTCTTTTTGGGCGTTTTTCTCCAAGAATTGCCTGCCCAATTCGGCATTTCTTTCCTTCAAGTCTTCCTGAAGCAGAGTCACGTAGTTTTGGAAAATGGCAATGGCCTGTTTTTGGGTAATTTTTGGGTAAGAATCATTGAAAACCGACTTCATTCCTTCCAGATAATCATCGTATTTTATTTCGTCGAAACCAATGTCCTTGAGGCTTTGTGCCATAATCACTCCGGCAGAATAGGATATTTTGTCCGATTCGTCCGTTTTTCCTATGGTTCCCAACAGTTCGTTTATGTTCATGTTTTCTAAATTTAATTTTTAATATTGAGGTAATAATTCAATTGGCCGAAAGATATGTTTTCGTCGTTTGGGGAAAAGTTTTCGTGCAAATGAACTTCAAAATTTGTGGATAAAAATTTCAGTATCAAATCCACCAACAAAGCATTCTGGAACACGCCACCGCTGAATGCCAATGCATGGATTTTATTGTTCAAAGCGATTTTTTCGATGCACTTAATCAGGGTATAATGGAAATTCAGCGCAATTTTTCCGGGTTGGATTCCTTTTTGTCGAGAGGCAATTATTTTGTCCAAAAGCAGTTTTGTTGGAATGATGTTGTTGCTTAATTTTTCGTTTTCCAGATAATCGACAAAATGATTTTTGTGACTCGAATACCATTTTTGGGCGATTTTTTCCAAATACATTGCCGCTTCCCCTTCAAAATAAATCGGTTTGGTAAATCCCAATACGAAACCCACCGCATCAAAAAATCTCCCCATTGAGGAGGTTTCGAAGCTTGGTTTTTTTAAGGCTTTCGAATAAATATTCCATTCGTTGACATTGAAATATTCCTTGAAAACTAAATTGCCTCCGCTGATGGACAAAGCCGAAATTTTGGGGTTTTTGGACATTTTGTCGCCCAAAATCCAAGGGTAATAGTCCAAATGGCCGATTCTGGCCATTTTATTGTCCTGGTATTCGAAAAACTCTCCGCCCCAGATTTTGTCTTCTTCTCCAAAGCCAATGCCATCCCAGATAATTCCGAGTATCCTGTCTTTGGATTTCCACAAATTTTTCTCTCCCAGAATGGCCGAAAAATGCGCTTTGTGATGCTGGATTTTTTGAAAAAGAACCGGGTTTTCGGGATGGACGAAACTTTCGGCGAATCTCGAACTCACGTATTTTGGATGTGCATCAAACAAGATCACATCGGGTTCAAAATTGAATATTCGAGTGTAATTTTCTATAGTTTTTTCAAATCGGAGATAGGTGTCGTAATTTTCCAAATCGCCAATGTATTCGCTCACATAGCAATTGTTGTTGGGCAAAATGGCAATCGTGTTTTTCAAATCGCTGCCATGGCAAAGAATTTTTTCCCTGCTTTCCGGTTTTTCAAAATCCAGTACATTGGGTGCAAATCCACGAGAACGTCTGAGTATTATTTTTTGGGCAAATTCTTCTGTAAATTTTACCACGGAATCATCTTGGGGATGAAGAACGGTCAAGGAATTATGGAGAAAATAATCGGCTATTTTACTTAATTTTTTGATGGATTCCTTTTCAGAACAGCATATTGGCGAACCGTGAAAATTTCCGCTGGTGGCAATGATTGGCTTGTTGAAATTTTCCATCAGCAGTTTTAAAGTGCCCGAGTTGGGAAGCATCGCTCCAATGGTTTCCAGGTTTGGAGCAATTTGCTCAACGGCCAAATCCAACGCATTTTTTATGGACAGAATCACGATTGGTCCTTCTGTTGAACTTAAAGTAGTCACTTCTAAGTCATTTAAATTTAAATAGTTGCTAATTGTTTTGGCATCCTTGAATAAAACGGCAAATGGTTTTGTGGGTCTTCTTTTTCGAACCCTTAATTCTTTTACGGTTTCTTCGTTTGTTGCGTCGCAAATCAATAAATAACCTGCCGTATTTTTGAGTGCAATAATTTTTCCCTGAGCCAATTCGGCTGCAATAATCTTGAAAATTTCGGTATTTGATTCCGACACCACTTCACCCAAATTGGTGGTCAATTTTAGCGTGATACCACAATTGGGACAAGAATTCGTTTGGGAATGAAATCGAATGTCGTCGCTATTTTTGTATTCCTGCGAACAACTTTCACACATCATAAACTCGTCAATGCTCGTGTTTTCTCTTTCAAAAGGAAATTTATGGGTTATTGCATATCTTGGCCCACAAGAGGTACAGGTCGTGAAAGGATAATAATACCTGCGATTTTCGGGATCCAACATTTCCTTGGCACAGCTTTCACAAATGGCAAAATCAGGAGTCAGGGGAATATCGATAACCAAGTTGGGAGCAGTTGGTTTAATAGAAAAGTCCCCAACTATTTCTGTCGAAGAAATGCTGTTTTTTTGGGAAGAAGTAATTTGGGCACTTCCGGGTTTGTATTTCACTATTTGGTCATAAAAATCGTCCAGAATGTGCTCCTCTGCCGCGGCATTGATAAATACGCCCTTTGCATTATTGGTCACAAATCCTTTGATGTCGTTTTTTTTTGCCAAATTGTATATAAACGGCCTGAAGCCCACACCTTGAACCCGTCCAGAAATCGTTATTTCATAAATTTTAGTGCTCAATGAAACTGTTATTTTTAATTGTTAATTCTTCTATTAGTTGCAATATTTTGCTTTTTACAATTGCCAACGACGCCAGTACTTTTGGAGACAATTCGGTGACCATTGGATCCATTTTATCGATGGAAACGGTGTAGAGATAGATATCCGGCATTCGATCGAACATCGTGAGAATCTCGACCATGTCTTTTAATCCAAAGTTGTGTCCGCTCAAGGATAACGGGAAGTCATTCGAGAATTTGGGTTTCAAAAGCGAGACCGTTCCTGTTTCTTTTCCGTCCATCGTGGCGTCAATAATTATGGCGACAGGATGACTTTCGAGATAGGGAATGAGCAAGAACCCCCCCGTTCCACCATCCATAAAGGTGATGTTTTTCGGGAACTCGGTTTCGTCGACGGTATTGACAAAATGAACGCCAACGCCTTCGTCTCCCATCAAATAATTGCCGATTCCAAGAACCAGAATGTCGTTTCCATTATTGTGGAATTCGTCGGGAACATGCGGAAATAATTCTTCTTTCATCATCGTGTTTTTAGAGTAAAAAAATTCCCTGATGGTTTTCAGGGAATTTTTAATTAAATTTCCTTTTCCAGTTCTTTTTCTTTTCGAGTTCTTTCGGTTCGTACAAATTTATAGCCACTTACCATTGCGGAGGATTCGCCGCGCCCTTCCAACCAATCATGGAAAAGTACTAGATAGACGTGTACTATGGCAAACAAAATGAATCCCCACATTGTCAAATGATGCAAAACACGGGTGTTTATGTCTCCACCCAAAAATTCAGGAACCCAGGCAAACATTTTTGGAAAGAACCAAGTCGCATTGGCGGCATACAACCCAAAACCCGTGAAAATCATCACTATTGCCAAAAGAAACATGACGAGATACGATATTGCGGCAATGTTGTTGTGTCCAGTATGAATGTTTCTTTCATTAAAATTAGTTTCGTTTTGAAGAAAGATGTCAATTTTTATGGAATGCCAAATGCCTACAAATCCTTTTTTGTCAAACGGAAAAAAGACTTTCCAACTGGCGAATTTATTTCCCTTGAACGCCCAATAAACCCTCAAAATCAAAACGGCCACCATCACGTAAGCACTCATGAAATGAATCTTGCGGATGTATCCAAACCAAAACTGTTCTGAAGCTTCTTTTGCAGAAATTATTGCTGGCGGATGCGCTATCAAAAGGCCGGTAATGATCAATGCCGTTATGGCTACTGCATTGGCCCAATGAAATATTCGAACCGGCAATTGCCATACATAGGCTCTTTTATAATCTTGTGTTGCCATAATTAATTTGCTTTAAAGATTAGGTTACACATTGCAAACCGAGATGTCATTCACTTCGTTGATGATGTTCCCCTTCTCGTCATACAAATGTACGGCGCAAGCAATACAAGGGTCGAAAGAGTGAATCGTCCTGATGATTTCCAGTGGCAATTCGGGGTTGGCAACAGGGGTGTTTATCAAGGCACTTTCATACGGAGACCGTTGTCCTTTTGGATCTCTGGGCGAAGCATTCCATGTTGAGGGAACCACTTGCTGGTAATTGTCGGTTTTGCCGTCTTTTATCACGATCCAATGACTTAATCCTCCACGAGGTGCTTCCACTAAACCAACACCTTTGGCTTCGGCAGGCCAAGTAGATTCTTCCCATTTTTCCATATTGGACATTCTTTCGTCACCGTTTTTGATGTTGTTGATGAGGGCATCAAAGAATTCCAGGTTCCAGCCTGCCACCAATTGGGTTTCCAATGCTCTTGCGGCCGTTCTTCCCAAAGTGGAGAAAAGCGCGCCAGCAGGAACCTGCAATTTTGAAAGTGTGGCATCGACTATTTCCTTGTATTCCGGTCTTCCCGAAGCATAACCAATTAATGTTCGTGCCAAAGGTCCTACTTCCATGGCTTGGCCTTTCCATCTTGGTGTTTTGATGTAACTGTATTTTTTGTCCACGTCAAGATGCGTATAAGGCGGTTTTGGTCCCGTGTAATTGATTTTGGTTTCGCCAACCCAAGGGTGTTTGCCTTCATTGCCGTCTCCCGAATAGTCGTACCAAGAACTGTTTACGTATTCTTCGACGGTTTTCAAGTCCCTCAAATCCAAATCATGCACTTTGGACAAATTCTTGTTCAAAATTACGCCCGACGGGAATTTGAAAGTATCTCGATTGGTATTGTTATAGCCTTGCATTGGAAAATCCCCAAAACTCATGAAGTTGTGGAAACTGCCAATGGCGCCCCAATCTTTGTAGAATCCCGCGATGGCCAACACGTCTGGAACGTAAACTTGTTCCACAAACTGTTTGCCTTCAATCAACAACTTTTGGACCATTGCCAATCTTTCGGCGTTCAGTCCGCTGGCATCATCGAGATTGATGGCACAGGCCATTCCGCCCACCAAGAAATTGGGATGCGGATTTTTACCGCCAAAAATGGCGTGTACTTTTACAATTTCTTTCTGCCATTCCAAGGCTTCCAAATAATGCGCCGTGGCCATTAGATTGGCTTCCGGCGGCAATTTCATCGCTGGGTGACCCCAATAGCCATTGGCAAATATGCCCAACTGTCCGCTGGCGACAAATTTTTTGAGTCTTTTTTGCAAGTCCGAAAAATAGCCCGGTGAACTTTTGGGCCAATTGGATATGCTTTGCGCCAATTGAGAAGTTTTTACGGGATCGGCACTCAATCCACTCACGACATCGACCCAGTCAAAGGCATGCAGGTGGTAAAAATGTACTACGTGGTCGTGAATGTATAACGAGCCCAACATGATGTTTCGCACTATTTCGGCATTTGGCGGTACTTTTATGTCCAATGCATCTTCCACGGCTCGAACCGATGCCGTGGCGTGAACTGCCGTACAAACGCCGCAAGTTCTTTGAACAAAAGCCCAAACGTCCTTGGGATTTCTTCCTTTGACAATATTTTCTAGACCTCTTACCATGGTAGAGGACAAAAAAGCTTCCTGGATTGTTCCATCGGAAATCTCCACTTCGGCTCTTAAATGTCCTTCTATTCTTGTAATGGGGTCAACTACGATTCTTTCTGCCATCTTGTATTATTTTTGGTTGGTTAGTCTTTAATTTTTGATTCCACTTTTTCTCCTTCGGTGATTCTTCGCTCCAATTCTTTTCTTTTGGAAAAGTTGGAAAGCGTTCCATGTGCCAAAACGCCTGCTGCCACAACTCCAAGAGCCACTTTTCCTAGTGTGTCGGCATCGCTTTCGATTCCGCCGCCTATTGCAAGGTCACGAGAATAGAAACTGCCGGCATCCCAGAATCCTTTGGCACTGCAACCCAGGCAACCATGTCCAGATTGAATAGGGTAACTAACGCCTCCGTTCCATTTGATGTTCCCGCAAGCATTGTAGGTAGTTGGTCCTTTGCAACCCACTTTATACAAACAATATCCTTTTTTGGCATTCTCGTCATCAAAGTTTTCTACAAATAAACCAGCATCAAAATAAGGTCTTCGGTAGCAGCTGTCGTGCACTCTTTTGGAGTAGAATGCTTTTGGTCTTCCTGCATCGTCCAGTTCCGGAAGTCTTTCGAAAGCCACGACATGGACGATAATTCCCGCCATAACTTCGCCAATGGGAGGACAGCCGGGAACATTTATAATGGGTTTATCGGTAATTATTTGGTCGATGGACACGGCACCCGTTGGGTTGGGTTTGGCTGCTTGCACGCAACCTGAAGTGGCACAGCTTCCCCAAGCGATTATGGCTTTGGCTCCAGCCGCAGATTCCTTCAATATATCGATTGCGCTTCTTCCGCCAATGCAACAATAATTTCCGTCATCGCCCATTGGCACGGAACCTTCCACACAAAGGATGTACTCGCCTTTGTATTTGTCCATAGTGGCTTTTTTGGCTGCTTCGGCTTGATGTCCGGAAGCTGCCATTAGGGTCAACGTATAATCAAGAGAAATTTTGTCCAAAATAATATCGGCGACAATGGGGTGATCAGAACGGATGAACGATTCACTACAACAGGTGCATTCCTGGAAATGCTCCCAAATAACCGGTAATCTTGGTTTTGTTTTTAAAGAAGCCGCTATTTGTCCCAATGCGGAAGATTCCACTCCCATATAGGCTCCAATAAAAGCAACAAACTTTAGAAAATCTCTTCGGTCATAGCCTTGTCTTATGACACTGTCGTAATACGTTTCATTCGTTTTGATTTCTTGTCCCATAATTATTTTGTTGAAAAAATTAATACTCTATCGTAGAAATTAAAAAACCTACTAAATTTATTGCTATATTCACAATTTACATATGATATTTGTCATATTATTTTAAATATTTTAATAGTTTATTTGTTAATTACACAATTGGGTTACAAATTCAAGTCCGATATATGCACGAGCTTTCCATTGCCAGTTCGATAGTTAAAACCGCCGAAAAGGAGGTACGGGACAATGATGGAGAAAAAGTGCTGGAAATTCATTTGGAAATCGGCAAACTTTCGGGCGTAGAGTTGCAATCGTTACTTTTTATCTGGGAGTTGTGCACCAACGAAACAGTGCTGCAACATTCCAAATTAACCATTACAGAACCCGAAGGAATTGGCCAATGTGCAGAGTGCAAAACGGAATTCAAATTGGAAAAAATTTATGATTCTTGTCCAAAGTGCCACAGTCCATTCAAAAATATCCTTTCGGGCAAAGAATTGAAAATAAAGAAATTAATTATTAACCAACAATAACTATCATGTGTGTAACTTGTGGATGCAGTTCCGATGAAAATGAAGTTAAAATCATAAAAGTGGACGGCACTTCCGTCCAACATTCCCATTCGCACGATCATGGATATGGATCTCACGTGCACAGTCACAGCCACGACCACGATCATGATCACGAACATCATCACCACGACCACAGTCACGACCATATCAAGGAAATTGATTTGGAAAGGGCTATTTTGCATCAAAATGATTTATTGGCAGAGCGAAACAAAGGGTATTTTGAAGCCAAGAACATCTTTGCCATCAATTTGGTCAGTTCGCCCGGTTCCGGGAAAACGTCGTTATTGGAGCGAACCATTGCCGACTT comes from the Flavobacterium limnophilum genome and includes:
- a CDS encoding RMD1 family protein, producing the protein MEILIEAAQIAESFNIKKFRAEFRAEAFSGSTSEVFYALTETNRYLYVFDYGVVVFANYDAVAKSECIQFMKNYATTLVNIDLSEEYRIVTDERLNKALVKNDLVSVPQIDASLLRIVMLNIGQSVALEHYEVLTDELISSSKHYIMELENQGKLSISKTNLLKYIGKVLNVKNSIVDNLYILDDPNLVWDNEELNLLNRNLKTNFDINPRFKDLDYRLQIVENNLTLFTDVLNVRESARLEWIVIILIALEIIIAIFFH
- the hypD gene encoding hydrogenase formation protein HypD — its product is MKYLTEYRNPELVKHYLSEINKIVTKPWNIMEICGGQTHSLVKNGLLDLLPKEVRMIHGPGCPVCVTPISLIDKAIELLKQGVIVCSFGDMIRVPGSTKSLLQARADGGDLRILYSPLEAVNIAAANPDKEVVFFAVGFETTAPSNALSVVHAAKLGLDNYSILVSHVLVPPAMEAILSDEFCTIDAFLAAGHVCTIMGLDEYHPIAEKYKIPLVVTGFEPADLVQGIYHAVLQLENGEYFVDNQYKRMVKPEGNVRAKEVIFDVFEIGEQEWRGIGKIPESGFVMTEKYKKYDANRKFSIEVIDSKKDENCIAGEILKGIKKPHECPEFNKKCRPSNPLGAPMVSSEGACAAYYHYSI
- a CDS encoding nickel-dependent hydrogenase large subunit → MAERIVVDPITRIEGHLRAEVEISDGTIQEAFLSSTMVRGLENIVKGRNPKDVWAFVQRTCGVCTAVHATASVRAVEDALDIKVPPNAEIVRNIMLGSLYIHDHVVHFYHLHAFDWVDVVSGLSADPVKTSQLAQSISNWPKSSPGYFSDLQKRLKKFVASGQLGIFANGYWGHPAMKLPPEANLMATAHYLEALEWQKEIVKVHAIFGGKNPHPNFLVGGMACAINLDDASGLNAERLAMVQKLLIEGKQFVEQVYVPDVLAIAGFYKDWGAIGSFHNFMSFGDFPMQGYNNTNRDTFKFPSGVILNKNLSKVHDLDLRDLKTVEEYVNSSWYDYSGDGNEGKHPWVGETKINYTGPKPPYTHLDVDKKYSYIKTPRWKGQAMEVGPLARTLIGYASGRPEYKEIVDATLSKLQVPAGALFSTLGRTAARALETQLVAGWNLEFFDALINNIKNGDERMSNMEKWEESTWPAEAKGVGLVEAPRGGLSHWIVIKDGKTDNYQQVVPSTWNASPRDPKGQRSPYESALINTPVANPELPLEIIRTIHSFDPCIACAVHLYDEKGNIINEVNDISVCNV
- the hypF gene encoding carbamoyltransferase HypF encodes the protein MSTKIYEITISGRVQGVGFRPFIYNLAKKNDIKGFVTNNAKGVFINAAAEEHILDDFYDQIVKYKPGSAQITSSQKNSISSTEIVGDFSIKPTAPNLVIDIPLTPDFAICESCAKEMLDPENRRYYYPFTTCTSCGPRYAITHKFPFERENTSIDEFMMCESCSQEYKNSDDIRFHSQTNSCPNCGITLKLTTNLGEVVSESNTEIFKIIAAELAQGKIIALKNTAGYLLICDATNEETVKELRVRKRRPTKPFAVLFKDAKTISNYLNLNDLEVTTLSSTEGPIVILSIKNALDLAVEQIAPNLETIGAMLPNSGTLKLLMENFNKPIIATSGNFHGSPICCSEKESIKKLSKIADYFLHNSLTVLHPQDDSVVKFTEEFAQKIILRRSRGFAPNVLDFEKPESREKILCHGSDLKNTIAILPNNNCYVSEYIGDLENYDTYLRFEKTIENYTRIFNFEPDVILFDAHPKYVSSRFAESFVHPENPVLFQKIQHHKAHFSAILGEKNLWKSKDRILGIIWDGIGFGEEDKIWGGEFFEYQDNKMARIGHLDYYPWILGDKMSKNPKISALSISGGNLVFKEYFNVNEWNIYSKALKKPSFETSSMGRFFDAVGFVLGFTKPIYFEGEAAMYLEKIAQKWYSSHKNHFVDYLENEKLSNNIIPTKLLLDKIIASRQKGIQPGKIALNFHYTLIKCIEKIALNNKIHALAFSGGVFQNALLVDLILKFLSTNFEVHLHENFSPNDENISFGQLNYYLNIKN
- a CDS encoding sulfite exporter TauE/SafE family protein, with product MLGIFITAYAGLEHAFEADHLLAVNTLVSNRSKMNQAVKDGIYWGIGHTTTIFLVGILMIGFKVAVSENIFSYLEATVGLMLVSLGIYRLSKLFKKNTHTHTYTHRHPLSDTNSVSYLHSHTYSHSHFTTTSNHDHSKGLNSFNAAFGVGLVHGLAGSGALVALVLTQMKTATEGLLYILIFGMGSILGMFTASGLFSIPFSKSILKSDKLQISLIVISSLLCVFYGSHVIYENLF
- a CDS encoding hydrogenase small subunit, whose translation is MGQEIKTNETYYDSVIRQGYDRRDFLKFVAFIGAYMGVESSALGQIAASLKTKPRLPVIWEHFQECTCCSESFIRSDHPIVADIILDKISLDYTLTLMAASGHQAEAAKKATMDKYKGEYILCVEGSVPMGDDGNYCCIGGRSAIDILKESAAGAKAIIAWGSCATSGCVQAAKPNPTGAVSIDQIITDKPIINVPGCPPIGEVMAGIIVHVVAFERLPELDDAGRPKAFYSKRVHDSCYRRPYFDAGLFVENFDDENAKKGYCLYKVGCKGPTTYNACGNIKWNGGVSYPIQSGHGCLGCSAKGFWDAGSFYSRDLAIGGGIESDADTLGKVALGVVAAGVLAHGTLSNFSKRKELERRITEGEKVESKIKD
- the cybH gene encoding Ni/Fe-hydrogenase, b-type cytochrome subunit encodes the protein MATQDYKRAYVWQLPVRIFHWANAVAITALIITGLLIAHPPAIISAKEASEQFWFGYIRKIHFMSAYVMVAVLILRVYWAFKGNKFASWKVFFPFDKKGFVGIWHSIKIDIFLQNETNFNERNIHTGHNNIAAISYLVMFLLAIVMIFTGFGLYAANATWFFPKMFAWVPEFLGGDINTRVLHHLTMWGFILFAIVHVYLVLFHDWLEGRGESSAMVSGYKFVRTERTRKEKELEKEI
- the hypA gene encoding hydrogenase maturation nickel metallochaperone HypA, with the protein product MHELSIASSIVKTAEKEVRDNDGEKVLEIHLEIGKLSGVELQSLLFIWELCTNETVLQHSKLTITEPEGIGQCAECKTEFKLEKIYDSCPKCHSPFKNILSGKELKIKKLIINQQ
- a CDS encoding hydrogenase maturation protease; its protein translation is MKEELFPHVPDEFHNNGNDILVLGIGNYLMGDEGVGVHFVNTVDETEFPKNITFMDGGTGGFLLIPYLESHPVAIIIDATMDGKETGTVSLLKPKFSNDFPLSLSGHNFGLKDMVEILTMFDRMPDIYLYTVSIDKMDPMVTELSPKVLASLAIVKSKILQLIEELTIKNNSFIEH
- a CDS encoding FKBP-type peptidyl-prolyl cis-trans isomerase, which encodes MNINELLGTIGKTDESDKISYSAGVIMAQSLKDIGFDEIKYDDYLEGMKSVFNDSYPKITQKQAIAIFQNYVTLLQEDLKERNAELGRQFLEKNAQKEGVITLESGLQFEILVQGTGEIPTINDVVRVIYEGTLLNGDVFDSTMESGAIDMNVAQTILAWQEALLLMPVGSRWKLYIPHYLAYKEFGAQPMIQPNSTLIFIIELLEIV